The region cccCTTTCTTATTATATAAAGTAAGGAAAACAGTGATGCCTGCGTATAATATTGGTCAGGTTGGTTATTCTAAAAGGAGATCCTTAGCTAcggtaaaaaataaaaccagggtTGTAAAAGTCAGGGTTCCCAGGCTGGTCTAAAGCTGATAGCAAGGAGAATCCAGAAGTGGCAATATAGCTACTCATTGTTTTAAGAATGGTGAGGGGGAGTGCTCTGCCTACCAGTGCCGAACTCACTTACTAGACTCTTCTTCAGCCCAGGCTCTGAACATGTAGTCCTTTGTTTTGGCCCTAGGAGCCCGAGTATACATTGCCTGTCGAGATGTACTGAAGGGGGAGTCTGCTGCCAGTGAAATCCGAGCTGATACAAAGAACTCCCAGGTGCTGGTACGGAAACTGGACCTATCTGATACCAAATCCATCCGAGCCTTTGCTGAGGGCTTCCTGGCAGGTGAGGCCCCAGTAGGTGGCTAGAAAGGCAGGAAGCTGGGTGTGGGAGTGGCTGCTCCACCCTGGACCATCTCTGACTGTAAAATCAGAACCATTACGGATCCCACTGGACAGGTTCTGCCGCATGAACTAGCAGGGCAGGGAACTGGCACAGGGACAGTGGGTGGACAGGCTGGGCAGGATCCTTATCATTCTCTTGCCTCAGCAGTGGGGATGTTGGAGATGTCAGCTCCCTGTCTGGGCTTGCTCCTTGGCATCAAGGCGTGGCCCTGATGCCACGCTCTTCTTTGATTCTGAAAATCAGCCTTCTGCGGCCACAGGGAGTACAGGAAGTTGTGTTGCTGCTAATATTCTTCTGTATCTTGGAAAATGACCATCTGCCATCAAGGACTATGAAATCTATGAAGGACAGGGACCGTGTCTGTCTTATTTACCACTGTGTGCCCAGTGCCTAGCCCAGCCCCGAGTCAGTACTGAGTACacacttgctgaatgaatggatgaatggcgTCCAGGAAGACAACAGCAACCAAAATTAGAAACCCAGTGACAGCGGTTACTGAATATCACTGAGATAGGCCCAAAGGCAAGGAACAAGCACTCAGAAATGGGGCAGGAAGCTAACCACATGGTCTCCTTGGCTGTGCTCTTTAGAGGAAAAGCAGCTTCATATTCTGATCAACAATGCAGGAGTGATGCTGTGCCCGTATTCCAAAACAGCTGATGGTTTTGAAACCCACTTGGCAGTCAACCACCTGGGTGAGTATCTTTGAGTGACTGAAAAGCAAGGCATTCTGGGTTTTCCTTCATTATCCCTCTCCTAACCAGTACAAAAAAGTGAGCTCCTCTTACTCACATCATTAAGAACCCCCCAAATTAGGAGATACCAGGAAGAAGAATGTCATTCTTGAAGGGAACCATGGTAATGAAGACTTGCCAGGCAGGGCCAGATGTAGGGGTGCAGGGATCTTTGGCTGCAAGGGGTCAGTTACTGTAACAAGTAAAGCAAGGGCTGGTCCATGGAGGAGGCAGACCTTCGAGACTTGAGGTATGAGAGCGGTTATAGTTCAAAGTTCAGGGCGATGGCTTTCATGAGGGTATCATGGAGCATGTTCTCTGATCATAAGCACGTGTTATTTTCCCTGAATATTTCATCCTTCCTTCTGTCCATGGCCACAGCTGTGTGATCATAGCTAGAGGGGAGATGTCCAAAGCTTGCAGTTGCCCCTGACTGGGGCAAGGGCAACAGTGCAAATAACTACAGATTGCATCTGTATTGCCTTACCTACAGTCCAGCTCTGGCCCTTGCCTTGAGGACTCCACTAACTCAGACTGACCGACCAGTAGTGCTAAGTTGCTCATTGTATCAATGTGTTCACACCCAGATGATAGTGAGCTAGTGCTAAAATCCTGTCATACACCAGCTCTCACACCCAAGCCTGGGCTGCCAGTCCACTCTTACAttccacccctctccccaccggCTCTCCTCACAGGTCACTTCCTTCTCACCCACTTGCTCCTGGGGCGGCTGAAGGAGTCCGCCCCTGCACGGGTGGTGAACCTGTCGTCAGTGGCCCACCATGCTGGCAAGATTCGCTTCCACGATCTCCAGGGTGAGAAGTACTACAACCGGAGTTTTGCTTATTGCCACAGCAAGCTGGCCAACGTGCTCTTCACTCGTGAGCTGGCCAAGAGGCTCAAAGGTGAGTCTAGAGAAAGGACCAGAGTTAAGACAGGAAAAGCATGGGCTCAGCCCAGTTCTGAGGTTGACAGAAACTTCTGAAGTCAGAATGTCAAGCGTGCACATTTCAGTGGCAGCTCTGTGCGCTAAGGAAAATGAGGTTACCAACAGAGCGAAAAATGAATGTTATAAAACAGAGTCCTTGCCCTTGGGAAGGACTGTTAAAATTGAACAGGGGTCAGGAAAACCTATAAACCTTATGTGTTTTGTTACATCTTATTACattggccaaaaagctcatttgggtttttccataacatcttacagaaaaacctgaatggactttttggtcaacccaggaTTTCACATTTATAATCTCAtctgatattaaaaattaattaatacataaaattattaaaaaataattttatttgtttttgactgtgctgggtcttcattgctgtgaggcTTTTTCCTAGTtgcggagagtgggggctactctccagttgcggcgtgcaggcttctcattgtggtggcttcttttgttgcagagcatgggttctagcgcactcaggcttcagtagttggggcacatgggcttcgcagttgtggctcctgggccctagagcacaggatcaatagttgtggcgcacaagcctagttgcttcacagcataaaggatcctgctggatcagggatcaaacccatgtttcccacattggcaggcagattcttaaccactgagccaccagggaagccctcatctgATTTTTTAATGACAACCTCTTGCAACAGGCAGAATAggtattgtttttactgttttatgGGTCCACACCGAGATTTAGAGAAGTGGCCGGCCCAAGATTATACAGCAAGTGAAGGACAAGGACTGGAAGGTAGGgactgagatttatttatttatttatttttgggacTGAGATTTAAATCAGGTTGCTTCCTTCACTGGGCCTTCTGCTGAGGTTCACACGGTGAGCTGAGCTACAGAGCAGCCACTCACTGCCTGGAGTCAGGGTTTCAGATACTTGAGTCTGAGTTCTTGCTCTGCCATATGTAGAGCCACGTGTATATGCAAACATGTCCCTTTAATCTCCCTTGACTTCATCCCCTCAGCTGTAAGGGGAGGTGAGGCCACTCTTAATCCTATGATTCTGTGCTACCCTGAAGTTTTTGTTTAGCTGTTGACTTTAATATCTTTGAATCTAGAGGACCATTTGCTCTAGAGAATAAGCCAGAGTTTGGGGGAAATGGTATTTACTATCAGAATGCAGAAAGTAGAAGAATAGGGTAACTCTGTTCAATGTCCTGTGGTGGCCTGGGTaggaggggagcttgggggagaatggatacatgattatgtatggctgagttcctttgctgtccatctgaaactatcacaacattgttaattagctatactccaatataaaataaaaagttaaaaaatactaATAGTGACAAAAATAATTGAGAGTTTGTGTGTGCCATGTACTATCGATGTCTTTACTCATTTAATACATTATTCCTATGAGGtaaatgctattatttttccacTCCCTACAAAGGGAGAAATGAGCACAAATAtcttaagaaacttgcccaagcaGGACATATTATTCCTAAATGagacaggattcaaatccaggctgcTTGGAAGTCCATGCTCTTTGCTCTACGTTGGGGTTCAGACCTTAGCTCTGCAACCTGCTAGGTGGGACCTTAGGCAATTTCCTTAACCTGTCTGATGAAAACTCTGTTTCCTTAACTATAAGTGGGCTTCTTAGTATTGCTTATCTCATGAACCTCTTTGAGAGTCAAATGAGATAACATGTAAAACACGTAGCACGGCCCTTGTATGTAATAAATACTGAAGACAGTAGAGGTAGCAGGGGTGTCTAGGGGCCTGTCAGTAGCCCCCATCATATCCATCAACACCCCTCAACCTATATACTTCGTCAAATGTGTTTGCCTGGCAAATGCAGTTTACA is a window of Ovis canadensis isolate MfBH-ARS-UI-01 breed Bighorn chromosome 7, ARS-UI_OviCan_v2, whole genome shotgun sequence DNA encoding:
- the RDH12 gene encoding retinol dehydrogenase 12 isoform X2, producing the protein MLVVLGLLTSFLSFLKFFAGGVCRTDVQLSGKVVVITGANTGIGKETARELARRGARVYIACRDVLKGESAASEIRADTKNSQVLVRKLDLSDTKSIRAFAEGFLAEEKQLHILINNAGVMLCPYSKTADGFETHLAVNHLGHFLLTHLLLGRLKESAPARVVNLSSVAHHAGKIRFHDLQGEKYYNRSFAYCHSKLANVLFTRELAKRLKGTGVTTYAVHPGIVRSELVRHSFLLCLLWRLFSPFLKTTWEGAQTSLHCALAEGLEPLSGKYFSDCKKTWVSPRARNNKTAERLWNVSCELLGIQWE